A single genomic interval of Saccharospirillum mangrovi harbors:
- the pcnB gene encoding polynucleotide adenylyltransferase PcnB, producing the protein MVVEWIKRWLPAKGPAAALATVTRDHHRISRKDISPNALKVLYRLQSAGYEGYLVGGCVRDLQLGLHPKDFDVATDATPEQVRKLFSNSRLIGRRFKIVHVTFGREIIEVTTFRGRAGDAGPGEQKQSNEGLLLRDNVYGSLEEDAERRDFTVNALYYTPKDFSLRVYGTGLKDLQDKTLRIIGDPETRYREDPVRMMRALRFAAKLNFDIEPRTSKPIAELAPLLSHVAAARLFDEVIKMLMSGQGLATWRLMREYGLVEPLLPATHAALKRNNDRPYNAFIEQALINTDDRINRGRPVTPAFLYAALLWPAVREDAEHRIQMGTPETPAWQQAMAQVVADQVRSITIPKRFSLPMKDIWDLQLRLPKRTPKRAEQTAAHPRFRAGYDFLLVRERSGEEPGNLGRWWTDYQEQNPEARDAMAREAESTKPRRRKRRRSPAPNASNS; encoded by the coding sequence ATGGTCGTTGAATGGATTAAACGCTGGCTGCCCGCCAAAGGCCCGGCTGCGGCTTTGGCAACGGTGACCCGCGATCACCACCGCATCTCCCGCAAGGACATCAGCCCGAACGCACTTAAGGTGCTTTATCGTCTGCAAAGTGCCGGCTACGAAGGCTATCTGGTTGGCGGCTGTGTACGCGATCTGCAACTGGGCCTGCACCCCAAAGACTTCGACGTCGCCACCGACGCCACACCCGAACAGGTGCGCAAATTGTTCAGCAATTCGCGCCTGATCGGTCGTCGCTTCAAGATCGTTCACGTCACCTTTGGCCGCGAAATCATCGAAGTCACCACCTTTCGTGGCCGTGCGGGGGATGCCGGACCGGGCGAACAGAAACAATCGAACGAAGGCCTGCTGCTGCGTGACAACGTTTACGGCAGCCTGGAAGAAGACGCCGAACGCCGCGACTTCACCGTCAACGCCCTCTACTACACCCCGAAAGATTTCTCGCTGCGCGTTTACGGCACTGGCCTGAAAGATTTGCAGGACAAAACGCTGCGCATCATCGGTGATCCGGAAACCCGCTACCGCGAAGACCCGGTGCGGATGATGCGGGCGCTGCGTTTCGCCGCCAAACTCAATTTCGACATCGAACCGCGCACCAGCAAACCCATTGCCGAACTCGCGCCGCTGCTCAGCCACGTGGCCGCCGCCCGCTTGTTCGATGAAGTGATCAAGATGCTGATGTCCGGCCAGGGCCTGGCGACCTGGCGTTTAATGCGCGAATACGGCCTGGTCGAGCCGCTGCTGCCGGCTACGCACGCCGCGCTCAAACGCAATAATGACCGGCCCTACAACGCCTTTATCGAACAGGCGCTGATCAACACCGACGACCGCATCAATCGCGGCCGTCCGGTAACGCCTGCCTTCCTCTACGCCGCCTTGTTGTGGCCGGCGGTACGCGAAGACGCCGAACACCGCATTCAGATGGGCACACCGGAAACACCCGCCTGGCAGCAGGCAATGGCGCAGGTTGTCGCCGATCAGGTGCGCTCCATCACCATTCCCAAGCGCTTCTCGCTGCCGATGAAAGACATCTGGGATTTGCAGTTGCGGCTGCCCAAGCGCACCCCGAAACGCGCCGAGCAAACGGCGGCGCATCCGCGTTTCCGCGCCGGTTACGACTTCCTGCTGGTGCGCGAACGCTCTGGCGAAGAGCCGGGCAATCTGGGTCGCTGGTGGACCGACTACCAGGAACAGAACCCGGAAGCGCGCGACGCCATGGCACGCGAAGCTGAATCGACTAAACCGCGTCGCCGCAAGCGCCGCCGTTCGCCGGCGCCCAACGCCTCCAACTCATGA
- a CDS encoding sensor histidine kinase — protein MEFRWEFLLAVGLGYLLVLFLIAYAAERGWVPQWLTQHPLVYVLSIGVYCSAWAFYGSVGLAYEVGYGYLAYYLGMAVALMFSAIILRPVHDLARSYQLASLADLFAFRYRSRWAGLVTALAVLLAMLPLLALQIQAITDTLTRLDPQTQAKPLALLICLILLAFSLLFGARDVTPSEKHPGLLFALAFESAFKLIVLLVLGAVALKHLVGGWAPLLEWPSSLPVNRAIEPLPPVQWFSLLLMFIAAPLVLPHLFQLLFRENADPKRLRLVAWAVPIYLLLMALPIMPIFWAGMSLGAPVNPEYFSLGLGLVLKEPWLVWLAFLGGLSAAAGITVLASIALASMALNHLVLPFHKPSFNTDVYRWLLWVRRILIGVVIGLSYCLYLFLGQLQNLSSLGITAFTGLLQLLPGILGLLFWAGANRKGYIAGLLVGLLVWAVSLLVPLVTDSLHLTTRLPLQFALKTDHWSMTTLSSLALNTLVFILVSVFTRTSPEEREAAQTCVITSVDRRHRLPLKARNAEAFIEALSRPLGRIMAEREVKRALKTLGFPIGEYRPYALRRLRDTIEANLSGLMGPSVAQALVARALPYEQHGNVERDDIHFFEQRLDGFHHQLTGMAAELDRLRRHHRETLYNLPIGVCYLANDGEILLWNRVMAEMTGISEQEAIGARLDSLPANWYDLLDNFIKGGANKLTVEQPNAQGPGKRWFSLHQAPGPVLRQPMDEGRVVLLEDETEHKLLESELVHSERLASIGRLAAGVAHEIGNPITGIDCLAQDLRYVTDPAELQQIADQIRDQAKRVTRIVRSLVNFAHAGQQDDGKTEHQPYPLRQVVQDAIDLLSLSRDTQTVEFDNHIDPQLVLLCEPQRLSQVFINLLGNARDASPAGESVDIEATVDGESVLVEVVDRGTGIDAEVIDHIFDPFFTTKEVGKGTGLGLFLAYTIVEEHYGHISVESPAFHADGLGTRFTIRLPLHTLLPEVTDEPNSAG, from the coding sequence ATGGAATTTCGCTGGGAGTTTCTGCTCGCCGTTGGCCTCGGCTATCTGCTGGTGTTGTTTCTGATCGCCTACGCCGCCGAACGCGGTTGGGTGCCACAATGGCTGACGCAACATCCGCTGGTGTATGTGTTGTCGATTGGCGTTTATTGCAGCGCCTGGGCGTTTTACGGCAGCGTCGGTCTGGCTTACGAAGTCGGCTACGGTTACCTCGCCTACTATTTAGGCATGGCGGTGGCGCTGATGTTTTCCGCCATTATTCTGCGCCCGGTGCACGATCTGGCGCGCAGCTATCAACTGGCCTCGCTGGCCGATCTGTTTGCCTTTCGTTACCGCAGCCGCTGGGCCGGTCTGGTTACGGCGCTGGCGGTGTTGCTCGCCATGCTGCCGTTGCTGGCGCTGCAAATTCAGGCCATCACCGACACCCTGACCCGGCTCGACCCGCAAACCCAAGCCAAGCCACTGGCGCTGTTGATCTGTTTAATTCTGCTGGCGTTTTCATTGTTGTTTGGCGCACGCGATGTAACGCCGAGCGAGAAACATCCCGGTTTGCTGTTCGCGCTGGCGTTCGAGTCGGCGTTCAAATTGATCGTCTTGCTGGTGTTGGGCGCGGTGGCGTTGAAGCATCTGGTTGGCGGTTGGGCACCGCTGCTGGAATGGCCGTCGAGTCTGCCGGTCAACCGCGCCATTGAACCGCTGCCGCCGGTGCAATGGTTTTCGCTGCTGTTGATGTTCATCGCCGCACCCTTGGTGTTGCCGCATTTATTCCAACTGCTGTTCCGCGAAAACGCCGATCCCAAACGCCTGCGTTTAGTCGCCTGGGCGGTGCCGATTTATCTGCTGTTGATGGCGTTGCCCATCATGCCGATTTTCTGGGCCGGTATGAGCCTGGGCGCGCCGGTGAACCCGGAATATTTCTCGCTCGGTCTGGGCCTGGTGCTGAAAGAACCCTGGCTGGTGTGGCTGGCGTTTTTGGGCGGCTTGTCGGCCGCGGCCGGCATTACCGTATTGGCGTCCATCGCGCTGGCGTCGATGGCGTTGAACCATCTGGTGCTGCCGTTCCACAAACCCAGTTTCAACACCGATGTATACCGCTGGTTGCTGTGGGTGCGGCGGATACTGATCGGCGTGGTGATCGGCCTGTCGTATTGCCTGTATCTGTTTTTGGGGCAGTTGCAGAACCTGTCGTCGCTCGGCATCACCGCTTTTACCGGCTTGCTGCAATTGCTGCCCGGCATTCTCGGCTTGCTGTTCTGGGCCGGCGCCAATCGCAAAGGCTACATCGCTGGTTTGCTGGTCGGGCTCCTGGTCTGGGCGGTCAGCCTGCTGGTGCCGCTGGTTACCGACAGCCTGCATCTGACGACCCGGCTGCCGTTGCAATTCGCGCTGAAGACTGACCATTGGTCGATGACCACGCTCAGTTCTCTGGCACTCAATACCTTGGTGTTCATTCTGGTGTCGGTGTTTACCCGCACCAGCCCGGAAGAACGCGAAGCGGCGCAGACCTGCGTTATTACCTCGGTTGACCGACGCCATCGCCTGCCGCTGAAAGCGCGCAATGCCGAAGCCTTTATTGAAGCGCTAAGCCGGCCGTTAGGCCGCATCATGGCCGAGCGCGAAGTGAAACGTGCGCTGAAAACACTGGGTTTCCCAATCGGTGAATATCGGCCGTATGCGTTGCGCCGATTGCGCGACACCATTGAAGCCAACCTGTCGGGCCTGATGGGGCCGAGCGTGGCGCAGGCGTTGGTCGCGCGCGCACTGCCTTACGAGCAACACGGCAATGTCGAGCGCGACGACATTCATTTCTTCGAACAACGGCTCGATGGTTTTCACCATCAGCTCACCGGCATGGCAGCAGAACTTGACCGGCTGCGCCGCCACCACCGCGAAACGCTGTACAACCTGCCGATTGGCGTCTGTTACCTGGCCAACGACGGCGAAATTCTGCTGTGGAACCGCGTTATGGCCGAGATGACCGGCATCAGCGAACAGGAAGCCATTGGCGCGCGCCTGGATAGCCTGCCCGCCAACTGGTACGACCTGCTCGACAATTTCATTAAAGGCGGCGCCAACAAGCTGACCGTCGAACAGCCCAACGCCCAAGGTCCGGGTAAACGCTGGTTCAGTCTGCATCAGGCACCCGGGCCGGTATTGCGGCAGCCGATGGACGAAGGCCGGGTGGTGCTGCTGGAAGACGAAACCGAGCACAAGTTGCTGGAATCGGAACTGGTGCATTCGGAGCGCCTGGCGTCGATTGGCCGCCTGGCCGCTGGCGTTGCCCACGAAATCGGCAACCCCATCACCGGCATCGATTGCCTGGCGCAGGATCTGCGCTACGTCACCGACCCGGCCGAACTGCAACAGATTGCCGACCAGATTCGCGACCAGGCCAAGCGCGTCACCCGCATCGTGCGCTCGCTGGTCAACTTCGCTCACGCCGGCCAGCAGGACGACGGCAAGACCGAACATCAGCCCTATCCGCTGCGTCAGGTGGTGCAGGACGCCATCGACCTGCTGTCGCTGTCGCGCGACACCCAGACGGTCGAATTCGATAACCACATCGACCCGCAACTGGTGTTGCTGTGCGAACCGCAACGGCTCAGCCAGGTGTTTATCAATCTGCTCGGCAACGCCCGCGATGCCAGCCCGGCTGGCGAATCCGTTGATATTGAAGCCACCGTCGATGGCGAAAGCGTGCTGGTCGAGGTGGTTGATCGCGGTACCGGCATCGACGCTGAGGTGATCGATCACATCTTCGATCCTTTCTTCACCACCAAGGAAGTCGGCAAAGGCACGGGCCTGGGGCTGTTTTTGGCCTACACCATTGTTGAAGAACACTACGGCCACATCAGCGTGGAAAGCCCGGCCTTTCACGCCGACGGGCTTGGCACTCGTTTCACAATTCGGTTACCCTTGCACACCCTGTTACCAGAGGTAACAGACGAACCGAATTCTGCCGGCTGA
- the panB gene encoding 3-methyl-2-oxobutanoate hydroxymethyltransferase — MAKTKTTASLQQKVAEGEKFTVLTAYDATFAHRFSDWGIDVLLIGDSLGNVIQGQTSTVPVTMDQMVYHTENVARGNQGALLMADLPFNSYGTLEQCLHNAGRLMQAGAHMVKLEGGAWLAEQVTALGRMGIPTCVHLGLTPQAVNKLGGFKVQGRDEAAAQKMINDALAAVDAGADMLLLECVPSALGKAITDAVPVPVIGIGAGPDTDAQVLVSYDLLGFNPHRMAKFVKNYLAETGSIESAVTAYINDVKSGAFPGPEHCFD; from the coding sequence ATGGCCAAAACCAAGACCACGGCGAGCCTGCAACAGAAGGTCGCCGAGGGTGAGAAATTCACCGTCCTGACCGCCTACGACGCCACCTTTGCGCATCGCTTCTCCGACTGGGGCATCGACGTACTGTTGATCGGCGATTCGCTGGGCAACGTCATTCAAGGTCAAACCTCCACCGTTCCGGTCACCATGGACCAGATGGTGTATCACACCGAAAACGTCGCGCGCGGCAACCAGGGCGCGCTGCTGATGGCCGATTTACCGTTCAACAGCTACGGCACGCTCGAACAATGCCTGCACAACGCCGGCCGGCTGATGCAAGCCGGTGCGCACATGGTCAAGCTCGAAGGCGGCGCCTGGCTCGCCGAGCAAGTGACTGCGCTCGGTCGCATGGGCATTCCAACCTGCGTGCATCTGGGTTTGACGCCGCAAGCGGTCAACAAGCTCGGTGGCTTTAAAGTGCAGGGCCGCGACGAAGCCGCCGCCCAGAAAATGATCAACGACGCCCTGGCCGCCGTTGACGCCGGCGCCGACATGCTGCTGCTCGAATGCGTACCGTCGGCGCTGGGCAAAGCCATCACCGACGCCGTACCCGTGCCGGTAATCGGCATCGGCGCCGGCCCGGACACCGACGCCCAAGTGCTGGTCAGCTACGATCTGCTCGGCTTCAATCCGCACCGGATGGCTAAGTTCGTGAAGAACTACCTGGCCGAAACCGGCAGCATTGAAAGCGCCGTCACCGCCTACATCAACGACGTCAAAAGCGGCGCCTTCCCCGGCCCCGAACACTGCTTTGACTGA
- the panC gene encoding pantoate--beta-alanine ligase encodes MKTVSNLADLRASLDELRQGGRTVAFVPTMGNLHEGHMRLITEAHKNADIVVASIFVNPTQFGENEDLSGYPRTLEEDKKKLIAEGCQLLYTPNTADMYPEPDLTRVDVKHITTLHCGASRPGHFVGVATIVLKLFNQVRPDVAVFGLKDFQQFKVLELMVQNLFLPIRMIGVDTGRADDGLAHSSRNNYLTADERERAPALNRILRDTAAAIQSGEHSFAQLTRQAKERLTEAGFTPDYFNISRRLDLEPAGDDDRELVILAAAFLGRARLIDNIQVDR; translated from the coding sequence ATGAAAACCGTCAGCAACCTGGCCGATCTGCGCGCCAGCCTAGATGAACTGCGCCAGGGCGGCCGCACCGTCGCCTTTGTGCCGACCATGGGCAACCTGCACGAAGGCCACATGCGGCTGATTACCGAAGCGCACAAAAACGCCGATATCGTGGTCGCCTCCATCTTCGTTAACCCGACCCAGTTCGGCGAAAACGAAGATCTGTCGGGCTACCCGCGCACGCTTGAAGAAGACAAGAAAAAGCTGATCGCCGAAGGCTGTCAGTTGCTGTACACCCCGAATACCGCCGACATGTACCCGGAGCCGGATTTAACCCGGGTCGACGTCAAGCACATCACCACCCTGCACTGCGGCGCCAGTCGGCCCGGCCATTTCGTCGGCGTTGCCACCATTGTGTTGAAGCTGTTCAACCAGGTGCGCCCGGATGTGGCCGTCTTTGGTTTGAAAGATTTCCAGCAATTCAAAGTGCTGGAATTGATGGTGCAAAACCTGTTTTTGCCGATTCGTATGATCGGCGTCGACACCGGCCGTGCCGACGACGGCCTGGCGCACAGCTCGCGCAACAACTATTTAACCGCCGACGAACGCGAACGCGCCCCGGCGCTGAACCGCATTCTCAGAGACACCGCCGCCGCCATCCAAAGTGGCGAGCACAGCTTTGCCCAATTGACCCGCCAGGCTAAGGAACGCCTGACCGAAGCCGGCTTCACGCCGGATTACTTCAACATCAGCCGACGCCTGGACCTGGAACCGGCTGGCGACGACGACCGCGAACTGGTCATCCTCGCCGCCGCTTTTCTCGGTCGCGCTCGGTTGATTGACAACATCCAGGTCGACCGCTGA
- a CDS encoding DUF3369 domain-containing protein, with protein sequence MSDELVFADEQPNDQRTEQKPWKVLIVDDDDEVHTITTLALRNFHFDGRPLHFLHAFSAAEGIEQVRQHPDLALCLLDVVMETEHAGLDMVEVIRDQLRNSFMRIVLRTGQPGQAPEETIIADYDINDYKEKTELTRGKMHTLLYSCLRSYRDILALERNRQGLERILDASTQLQQHTFIQDFAHGILEQISAILSPDEDALYALCEGVAAHEQFGRLTVVAGTGQYIQQIGRPVADLLPDTAQDFIKSQHTGFRAQQLDGGYLCLYRSSEMHLSVLFLRGLITRNAMERHLLEVFCQNALTAFENLALRTELEDSQREVVYLLGDAVEHRSRETGQHLRRVAEISFLLAQKAGLPKAEARLIREAAPLHDLGKIAIPDAILNKPGPLDPDEWTVMQSHAQRGYDLLSHTDKPILKMGALIAREHHERWDGKGYPTGLAGEAISLGGRITALADVFDALSSKRCYKDAWSLDHVRALFEKERGQHFDPALVDILLADFDEFADIKRRYPDPD encoded by the coding sequence ATGAGCGACGAACTGGTATTTGCCGACGAACAACCCAACGACCAGCGCACCGAACAGAAACCCTGGAAGGTGCTGATCGTGGATGACGACGATGAAGTGCACACCATCACCACGCTGGCGTTGCGCAACTTCCATTTTGACGGCCGACCGCTGCACTTTCTGCACGCCTTCAGTGCCGCCGAAGGCATTGAGCAGGTGCGACAGCATCCGGATCTGGCGCTGTGTCTGCTCGATGTGGTGATGGAAACCGAACACGCCGGCCTGGACATGGTGGAAGTCATCCGCGATCAGTTGCGCAATTCCTTTATGCGCATCGTGCTGCGCACCGGCCAACCCGGCCAGGCGCCGGAAGAAACCATCATCGCCGACTACGACATCAACGATTACAAAGAGAAAACCGAACTGACACGCGGCAAGATGCACACCCTGCTGTATTCCTGCCTGCGTTCCTACCGCGACATTCTAGCGCTGGAGCGCAATCGCCAGGGGCTGGAGCGCATTCTTGATGCCTCGACCCAACTGCAACAACACACCTTTATTCAGGATTTTGCCCACGGCATTCTGGAACAGATTTCCGCCATCCTGTCGCCCGACGAAGACGCGCTGTATGCCCTGTGTGAAGGCGTGGCAGCGCACGAACAATTCGGCCGGCTGACCGTTGTCGCCGGCACCGGCCAGTACATTCAGCAAATCGGCCGACCCGTGGCCGACCTGCTGCCGGACACCGCCCAGGATTTCATCAAGAGCCAGCACACCGGCTTTCGCGCCCAGCAACTCGACGGCGGCTATCTGTGTTTGTATCGCTCCAGTGAAATGCACCTGAGCGTGCTGTTTCTGCGCGGGCTGATTACACGCAATGCGATGGAGCGGCATCTGCTGGAAGTCTTCTGCCAGAACGCCTTGACCGCCTTTGAAAACCTGGCGCTGCGTACCGAGTTGGAAGACAGCCAGCGCGAAGTCGTCTATTTGCTTGGCGATGCGGTGGAACATCGCTCACGCGAAACCGGCCAGCATTTGCGCCGGGTGGCGGAAATCAGTTTTCTGCTGGCGCAAAAAGCCGGCCTGCCCAAAGCCGAGGCGCGTTTGATTCGCGAAGCCGCGCCGCTGCACGACTTAGGCAAGATCGCCATTCCCGATGCCATTCTGAACAAACCCGGCCCGCTCGATCCCGACGAATGGACGGTAATGCAAAGCCACGCCCAACGCGGCTACGACCTGCTCAGCCACACCGACAAGCCGATCCTGAAAATGGGCGCGCTGATTGCCCGCGAACACCACGAACGCTGGGATGGCAAAGGCTACCCGACGGGGCTGGCAGGCGAAGCCATCAGCCTCGGCGGCCGCATTACGGCGTTGGCCGACGTGTTTGATGCGCTGTCGAGCAAGCGTTGCTACAAAGATGCCTGGTCGCTGGATCATGTACGCGCTCTGTTCGAAAAAGAACGCGGCCAACATTTTGATCCGGCGCTGGTGGATATTCTGCTGGCCGATTTCGACGAGTTCGCCGACATCAAACGCCGCTACCCCGATCCGGACTGA
- a CDS encoding sigma-54-dependent transcriptional regulator: MSDILVVEDESIIRSALKRLLERHDYRVTEAESVTEASQHDLNRFNLIITDLRLPGAPGTDLIDMAKSVPVLIMTSYASMRSAVDAMKMGAVDYIAKPFDHEEMVRTVSRIINEQRRQQVRIEGVDDNLNNSADAPSVPGALGDLVGRCDAMQKLYKRIKRVAPADVTVLIHGESGTGKELAARAIHQHSPRHEQSMVTVNCAAIPESLIESELFGHEKGAFTGATAARQGLVEAAEGGTLFLDEIGELPMEAQARLLRVLQESEVRRVGSVHARTVDVRLIAATHRNLKQLVKEGRFREDLYYRLQVIEVTLPALRERGSDVLDIAEHLLAKHARRLKLEDTVVLSREAHDALLKYDWPGNVRELENAIQRALIMCDGGEIGVEELGLDESEWRIPESLARREGTQAGLHDDLNDNPENEELSLEDYFQHFVLEHQQSMSETELAQKLGISRKSLWERRQRLGIPRPKKSAASASTSG, translated from the coding sequence ATGAGCGACATCCTCGTTGTCGAAGACGAAAGCATCATCCGCTCTGCGCTGAAACGCCTGCTGGAACGCCACGATTACCGCGTTACCGAAGCCGAATCCGTCACCGAAGCCAGCCAGCACGACCTCAACCGCTTTAACCTCATCATCACCGACCTGCGCTTGCCCGGCGCCCCGGGTACCGACTTGATCGACATGGCGAAATCGGTGCCGGTGCTGATCATGACCAGCTACGCCTCGATGCGTTCGGCGGTCGATGCGATGAAAATGGGCGCGGTCGATTACATCGCCAAGCCGTTCGATCACGAAGAAATGGTGCGCACCGTCAGCCGCATCATTAATGAACAACGCCGCCAGCAGGTGCGCATCGAAGGCGTCGATGACAACCTGAACAATTCGGCCGATGCGCCGTCCGTTCCGGGTGCACTGGGCGATCTGGTCGGTCGCTGCGACGCCATGCAGAAGTTGTACAAGCGCATCAAGCGTGTGGCGCCAGCCGATGTCACCGTGCTGATTCACGGCGAATCCGGCACCGGTAAAGAGTTGGCCGCCCGCGCCATTCACCAGCACAGCCCGCGTCACGAGCAATCGATGGTCACCGTGAACTGCGCCGCCATCCCTGAAAGCCTGATCGAATCCGAACTCTTTGGTCACGAAAAAGGCGCCTTTACCGGCGCCACCGCCGCCCGCCAGGGTTTGGTGGAAGCGGCCGAAGGCGGCACGCTGTTTCTCGATGAAATCGGCGAATTGCCGATGGAAGCGCAGGCGCGCTTGCTGCGCGTGTTGCAGGAAAGCGAAGTGCGCCGCGTCGGTTCCGTGCACGCACGCACGGTCGATGTCCGGTTGATCGCCGCCACCCACCGCAATCTAAAACAACTGGTAAAAGAAGGCCGCTTCCGCGAAGACTTGTATTACCGCCTGCAAGTAATCGAAGTGACGCTGCCGGCGTTGCGTGAACGCGGTTCCGACGTGCTCGACATCGCCGAACACCTGCTCGCCAAGCACGCCCGCCGTCTGAAACTCGAAGATACCGTGGTGCTGTCGCGCGAAGCGCACGATGCGCTGCTCAAATACGACTGGCCGGGCAATGTGCGGGAACTGGAAAACGCCATTCAGCGCGCCTTGATTATGTGCGATGGCGGCGAGATCGGCGTCGAGGAACTGGGTCTGGATGAAAGCGAGTGGCGGATTCCCGAGTCACTGGCGCGGCGCGAAGGCACCCAGGCCGGTTTGCACGACGATTTGAACGACAACCCGGAAAATGAAGAACTGTCGCTGGAAGACTATTTCCAGCATTTCGTGCTCGAACATCAGCAAAGCATGTCGGAGACCGAACTGGCGCAGAAACTGGGCATCAGTCGCAAATCGCTGTGGGAACGGCGTCAACGTCTTGGCATTCCACGTCCGAAAAAGAGCGCTGCCAGCGCCAGCACCTCAGGCTGA
- the folK gene encoding 2-amino-4-hydroxy-6-hydroxymethyldihydropteridine diphosphokinase, protein MTRRAWIALGSNLGDSAALLNLALNAIAKLPQTQLQAVSARYRTAPIGGPEQGDFLNSACRIDTNLAPLDLLHALQRIELDAGRERHEHWGPRTLDLDLIAVDNVAQTDPELTLPHPRAHQRAFVLYPLADLNTDLMLAGRPVIDWLDSVADQAIERLAD, encoded by the coding sequence ATGACACGCCGCGCCTGGATCGCCCTGGGCAGCAATCTGGGCGACTCAGCCGCGCTGCTCAATCTCGCCCTGAACGCCATTGCGAAGCTGCCACAAACGCAGCTTCAGGCGGTGTCGGCGCGCTACCGCACGGCACCGATTGGCGGGCCGGAACAAGGCGACTTTCTCAATTCCGCCTGCCGCATCGACACCAACCTCGCCCCGCTCGATTTACTGCACGCCTTACAACGCATCGAACTGGACGCCGGTCGCGAACGCCACGAACACTGGGGCCCGCGCACTCTGGATCTGGATTTGATTGCCGTTGATAACGTCGCACAAACCGACCCGGAACTGACGCTGCCGCATCCGCGCGCCCATCAGCGGGCTTTCGTGCTCTACCCGCTGGCCGATCTGAACACCGATCTGATGCTCGCCGGTCGCCCGGTGATCGACTGGCTCGACAGCGTGGCCGACCAGGCCATTGAACGTCTGGCGGACTGA